CCATCGTGTCCGGCGCGACGTGCTTGATCGCCACCGCCAGGGGTGACGGGCCGCCCGTCCGGTACGTGTAGCCCACGGCCACGCCCAGGTCGTTGGCGGCCAGTGACACCATGGTGGGAGGGTTGGCGTTGGAGAGCCCGACCGTCACGGTGCTCGCGGGCCAGGGGCAGGTCGCACTCGCCTCGCGCGTGAGCTTGATGTCGTAGCTGGGGGGAGGAAACGGGGCGCGCTGAACGAACGACACCGTGAAGGTGCAGCCCTGGGACGTCCCCGTCACCAGCGCGGACTTCTGGGTGGAGAGCTCACCCTGCCCTTCCACTCCACCGCCACACGCCATGAGGCCAGCGACCGCGCAAAGGGAGACAACAGACTTGAAGCTCGACATGACATTGCCCTCCAGGGTTGGGGAGGGACAGCGTCCCCCTTCCTGAAGGGCAATGCCAGACTTTGAAGCAATCCCTAAACGACCGCGCATGAATCCCGATCGGCTCGGAGGGTAGGCAGGCGCTGGAGGAGGAAGGAAGGGGCAGGAGCTCGCATCGTTCGGCCTTGTGTGCGCAAGAACCGGATGAAGAAGCGAGCCCTGCCTCAGGGAAGGCAACAGCTGCGGATACGCAGTCGTGACCGCAGGCGGCTGATTCGCTGGGGCGAGAAGACTGGCTGCCCGCTCACCCTGCGGCGGTGCCTGGCGGTAGTGAAGGTGTCCAGTGGCCAGTCACGCGCGCAGGCCGCACGAGAGCTTTGGTGCGCCACGTCCACGGTCGTGTCCGCAGTCCAGCACTACCAGCAGTCAGGGCGAGAAGGCCTTCGAGACGGGCGCGCTCAGAATGGTCGGCGCAAGGTGGACGAGCGCTTTCTGCAGACGCTGTGCAGGGTGCTGGAAGGCACACCCCAGCAGAGCGGCTGGCGGCGCACCACCTGGACGCGAGAGTTGCTGGGACGCGAGGTGGAAAGGCGCGGCCAGGTGCATGTCTCGGCCGCGACGATGGGACGTGCCTTGGCCTCGGTGGGGGCCAAGAGAAGGCGTCCTCGTCCCGTGGTGCGCTGCCCCTGGCCTGCGCGTCGACGTCAGCGGTGCCTCTGGCAACTGAAGTGCCGGGCGGCCCATGCGCGGCCAGACGAGCCCGTCCTTTTCGAGGATGAGATGGACGTGCACCTCAACCCGAAAATCGGCCCGGACTGGACGCTGCCAGGGCAGAGGCGCGAAGTGGTGACGCCCGGCAACAACCAGAAGCGTTACGTGGCCGGAGCCCTGGATGCGAGCACGGCCCGAATGACGTGGGTGCAGGGCGAGAAGAAGACGAGTGCCCTCTTCATCGACCTGGTGCGTGCTGTCGACGCCGCCTACCCAAGGGCCAGGCGCCTACACTTCATCCTCGACAATGCCGCCACCCACTCCAGCAAGAAGACGAAGAAGGCGCTGGAGGCAATGGGGGAGAGGCTGGTGCTGCACTTCCTGCCGCCGTACTGCCCCGAGGGCAACCGCATCGAGCGCGTTTGGTGGGACGTGCATGCCAACGTCACTCGCAACCACCGCTGCAAGAAGATGGAGGCGCTCATGGCCGAGGTAGACGCCTACCTTGACGCACGCAACTCGCAGAAGACGGCCAGCCCCATACTGCGCGCCGCTCCTGCTCGACGCGCAGCTTGAGACCATTCGAGAATCACGATCGGTCGTTTAGCGCCGCAGCATGCCGCGCAGCAGCTCCAGGGCTTCGGTGACCCCCTGCCAGACCTGGAGCGCCTTGATGCCTTCGCCTTCACCCTGCACGTTGCGACGGGCGGCGCGCTCCAGGGGCAGCAGCGCACCCTCCACCAGTTCAATCTGACGGCTCAGCTCCGCCGGGGACGGACCGTTCGCGGCGCGCTGGAGTGACTCCGCCTGGGAAGGCAGGGACACCGACACCGGCCGGTCCGCCAGGGCAGTAATCGCCTTGGAGAGCTGCGCCATGTACGGGCCGAAGTCCGGCGCGGGCGCCTGGGGCATGGGCGCGTTGCGCAGCGTGGGCGCCTCCTCCGCCTGGGTGGCCACGCGCTCCGTGAGGGCCTTGAGCAGCTGCGCCAGGTGCTTGAGGTACGGGGCCAGGTCCGTGGCCGGAGCCTGCGGGGCCTGGACCGGCGGGGGCGCCGCGGGGATGGACACCTGCACCGGGGCGGGCGGCCTCTGCGCGGCTTCACGGCTGACGCGGGCCACCTCCAGCACGGCTTCGCGCAGGGCCTCCAGGTGCGGGGCCACGGGCGTGTCCTCGCTGGGGACGTTCGCCTGCGCGGCGGCCTGCACCACCGCGTCGCGCACGGAGCCCAGCTGCTCCTCGAT
This DNA window, taken from Corallococcus coralloides DSM 2259, encodes the following:
- a CDS encoding IS630 family transposase, with the protein product MKKRALPQGRQQLRIRSRDRRRLIRWGEKTGCPLTLRRCLAVVKVSSGQSRAQAARELWCATSTVVSAVQHYQQSGREGLRDGRAQNGRRKVDERFLQTLCRVLEGTPQQSGWRRTTWTRELLGREVERRGQVHVSAATMGRALASVGAKRRRPRPVVRCPWPARRRQRCLWQLKCRAAHARPDEPVLFEDEMDVHLNPKIGPDWTLPGQRREVVTPGNNQKRYVAGALDASTARMTWVQGEKKTSALFIDLVRAVDAAYPRARRLHFILDNAATHSSKKTKKALEAMGERLVLHFLPPYCPEGNRIERVWWDVHANVTRNHRCKKMEALMAEVDAYLDARNSQKTASPILRAAPARRAA